A stretch of Paraburkholderia phenazinium DNA encodes these proteins:
- a CDS encoding LysR family transcriptional regulator: MPGITVNNLRRLDLNLLVTLDVLLSEHNVTRAAERLNFSQPSVSVHLAKLRDIFGDPLLLPGPRGMRPTARAESLREPLRQALEALERTVAPASPFDPATASHTWRVAAADYGESTILLPVLAGLRSAAPGTRLAVVEMFPSRIARQAERGEIDLAFHTSEGSPAGLHRRVLFAERYVLVGRAGHPRLKRRPTLAQFCELEHVIVSQDGAGFRGVTDEVLAEAGMSRRVVLSVPHFLFMMSVLASTDLVAMLPSRLTRNTPTLRVVEPPLEVSGYEMAMLWHERSHRDPAHRWLRDYIADSV, encoded by the coding sequence ATTCCAGGTATTACCGTGAATAATCTCAGGCGGCTGGACCTCAACTTGCTAGTCACGCTGGATGTCCTGCTCTCGGAACACAACGTGACGCGTGCAGCTGAGCGGCTGAATTTTTCGCAACCATCGGTCAGCGTGCATCTCGCCAAGCTAAGGGATATCTTTGGTGATCCACTGCTGTTGCCGGGGCCGCGCGGCATGCGGCCTACCGCGAGAGCGGAATCGCTGCGCGAGCCTTTGCGGCAAGCGCTTGAAGCACTGGAGAGAACAGTCGCCCCAGCCAGCCCCTTTGATCCAGCCACGGCGAGTCATACGTGGCGCGTCGCCGCTGCCGACTACGGGGAATCGACGATCCTGCTGCCGGTGTTGGCCGGCTTGCGCTCGGCGGCCCCTGGCACCCGGCTGGCGGTTGTGGAGATGTTTCCGTCGCGCATTGCCAGACAAGCGGAACGGGGGGAGATCGATCTTGCTTTCCATACCAGCGAGGGGTCACCCGCCGGATTGCATCGCCGGGTGCTGTTTGCGGAGCGGTACGTGCTGGTCGGTCGTGCGGGACATCCGCGCCTGAAGCGGCGGCCAACGCTCGCGCAATTCTGCGAGCTTGAGCACGTAATCGTGTCGCAGGACGGCGCCGGGTTCCGTGGCGTTACCGACGAAGTACTTGCAGAAGCAGGAATGTCACGCCGGGTTGTGCTTTCGGTTCCGCACTTTCTCTTCATGATGTCGGTTTTGGCGAGCACAGATCTCGTCGCGATGTTGCCATCGCGCCTGACTCGCAATACGCCAACGTTGCGCGTGGTCGAGCCGCCGCTGGAGGTATCTGGCTACGAGATGGCCATGCTTTGGCATGAGCGCTCCCATCGCGATCCTGCGCATCGATGGTTGCGCGATTACATTGCGGATTCAGTGTGA
- a CDS encoding NAD(P)H-dependent oxidoreductase, with protein MNILIVYAHPEPRSLNGSLKDFSIKRLEDAGHTVQVSDLYAMNWKASLDQDDSIDRPAGTRFDPSHESRLAFESGRQSQDIVLEQNKLRWADALILQFPLWWFSMPAILKGWVERVYAYGFAYGVGEHSDSHWGDRYGEGSMTGKRAMLIVTTGGWESHYGPRGINGPIDDVLFPIQHGILYYPGFDVLPPFVVYRTSRMDDERFLETCDKLGQRLDDLWNTNPIPYRQQNAGEYDIPECTLRPEIAPEQVGFAAHIA; from the coding sequence ATGAATATTCTTATCGTGTATGCCCATCCCGAGCCTCGATCATTGAATGGTTCGCTCAAGGACTTCTCGATCAAGCGTCTTGAAGATGCGGGGCATACGGTACAAGTATCAGACCTGTACGCAATGAACTGGAAAGCGTCGCTCGACCAGGACGACAGCATCGATCGGCCAGCCGGTACGCGTTTTGATCCGTCGCATGAGTCCAGACTTGCGTTCGAGAGCGGTAGGCAGAGTCAGGACATCGTCCTGGAACAGAACAAGTTGCGCTGGGCGGATGCACTCATCCTGCAGTTTCCGCTGTGGTGGTTCTCGATGCCGGCGATCCTGAAAGGCTGGGTAGAGCGCGTCTACGCGTATGGCTTCGCGTATGGAGTAGGAGAACATTCCGACTCTCACTGGGGCGACCGCTACGGAGAAGGTTCGATGACGGGCAAGAGGGCGATGCTGATCGTCACCACTGGTGGATGGGAATCGCACTACGGCCCGCGAGGTATCAACGGACCCATCGACGACGTGTTATTCCCGATTCAGCACGGGATACTGTATTACCCCGGCTTCGACGTGTTGCCGCCGTTCGTCGTCTATCGGACCAGCCGTATGGACGACGAACGGTTTTTGGAAACCTGCGACAAACTCGGACAACGTCTCGACGACCTTTGGAATACGAACCCGATACCGTATCGCCAGCAGAATGCAGGCGAATACGACATTCCCGAATGCACGCTTCGACCTGAGATTGCTCCTGAACAGGTCGGCTTCGCCGCGCACATCGCGTAG